Proteins encoded together in one Abyssibacter profundi window:
- the glnE gene encoding bifunctional [glutamate--ammonia ligase]-adenylyl-L-tyrosine phosphorylase/[glutamate--ammonia-ligase] adenylyltransferase has product MTDIAVTAGPFLSRESAHWDDLAAFCNASVTATRAAEELEAQHAAQGNWFAALRCARRRLLAAIALRNLDGRDDGWASLSALSAVADTLIAAALDEAHDHVASRHGALSTPEGAPARLAVLAMGKLGGGELNFSSDVDLIFVHGPAESASQGARALDAATYFARVAQRLIAQLADVTPEGIVYRVDTRLRPFGRSGPIAVSAPALEHYYEAHGRAWERYALMKARWVGQAPGWAHTLLVHLQPFVYRRYLDFGAFASLRRVKADIAADVARTTGDLDIKRGAGGIREAEFILQALQLVHGGTDTGLRHAAWRPALQAAVEAGHLSEDDGSALEAAYLFLRQFENRLQMWSDAQWHAVPNDPEIRAALATAFHQPDWAALEAQLDQHRERVHDMFEAIVGTAEDDETPDAACWQRAESAAGQQRMTDAGLEQPERIGELVRALRESDRYSDAAETRLQRIWPACLEHLSGCSEPDEVARRLLSILEALVGRTNYLALLDERPVALEHLIRLAEGSPWVVRQIVAAPGLLDELLDPRLLAEPPGRQALQTLVADAVNRAADDEARLDGLRQFQQGQMLRVAAAEISGALPLMRVSDHLSWIAEATLVQALECSRQDMVERHGELPPDAGLAIVAYGKLGGIELNYGSDLDLVFLHRGQGDSDGRRSLDVTQYAIRWVQRLIHWVTTQTGAGRAYEIDTRLRPSGRSGLLVTSIQAFQNYQQTQAWTWEHQALCRARVVAGDPVLAEAFTAIRRETLSRPRDVDALRSAVVDMRERLRKEWLRPEPGIFDLKQSPGGMMDLEFLVQYLLLRHAPEQPAVVDWSDNVRQLDALARMGVIEAQAAEALTAAYLDIRSRMHRKVLADRKPEEPETAMVEHADCVRHHWSAWLG; this is encoded by the coding sequence ATGACTGATATCGCTGTGACTGCGGGGCCCTTTCTTTCCAGGGAAAGCGCCCACTGGGACGATCTGGCTGCGTTCTGCAATGCCAGCGTGACCGCGACACGCGCCGCAGAAGAACTCGAGGCCCAGCACGCCGCCCAGGGCAATTGGTTCGCGGCCCTGCGCTGCGCCCGCCGTCGCTTACTGGCTGCGATTGCGCTGCGTAATCTCGACGGCCGGGATGATGGCTGGGCCAGTCTGTCTGCATTGTCAGCGGTGGCCGACACCCTGATTGCGGCCGCACTGGATGAGGCGCATGACCACGTGGCGTCACGCCACGGCGCCTTATCCACTCCCGAGGGTGCGCCCGCGAGGTTGGCGGTGCTGGCCATGGGTAAGTTGGGTGGGGGGGAACTGAACTTCTCATCCGATGTGGATTTGATCTTCGTTCACGGTCCGGCTGAATCCGCCAGTCAAGGAGCGCGTGCGCTTGATGCGGCGACCTACTTTGCCCGCGTTGCCCAGCGCCTGATTGCGCAACTGGCGGATGTCACGCCGGAGGGCATCGTGTACCGGGTCGATACCCGGCTGCGACCGTTCGGGCGGTCAGGGCCGATTGCGGTCTCGGCACCGGCGCTGGAGCACTACTACGAAGCCCACGGTCGTGCCTGGGAGCGCTATGCCTTGATGAAGGCGCGCTGGGTGGGCCAGGCGCCCGGCTGGGCGCATACGCTGCTTGTGCATCTGCAGCCGTTTGTTTATCGCCGCTATCTGGATTTCGGCGCCTTCGCCTCGTTGCGACGGGTGAAGGCAGATATTGCCGCCGATGTCGCGCGGACGACCGGAGATCTCGACATCAAACGCGGTGCCGGGGGAATTCGCGAAGCCGAGTTCATCCTGCAGGCCCTGCAGCTTGTCCATGGCGGCACCGACACCGGCCTGCGTCACGCCGCATGGCGGCCTGCATTGCAGGCTGCGGTCGAGGCTGGCCACCTCAGCGAGGATGACGGCTCCGCGCTGGAGGCGGCCTATTTATTCCTGCGCCAGTTCGAGAACCGCCTGCAGATGTGGAGCGATGCGCAGTGGCATGCCGTGCCGAATGATCCGGAGATTCGCGCCGCACTGGCCACGGCCTTCCATCAGCCCGACTGGGCGGCGCTGGAAGCCCAACTGGATCAGCATCGCGAGCGTGTGCACGACATGTTCGAAGCCATTGTCGGTACGGCCGAGGACGACGAAACACCGGATGCCGCCTGCTGGCAACGCGCCGAGTCGGCGGCTGGCCAGCAACGTATGACCGATGCGGGGTTGGAGCAGCCTGAGCGCATCGGCGAGTTGGTCCGCGCACTGCGCGAAAGCGATCGTTACAGCGATGCGGCCGAGACCCGGCTTCAACGCATCTGGCCAGCCTGCCTGGAGCACCTGTCCGGTTGTTCCGAGCCGGATGAGGTTGCCCGCAGGTTGTTGTCGATACTCGAAGCATTGGTCGGCCGGACCAATTACCTGGCACTGCTGGATGAGCGTCCGGTTGCGCTCGAGCACCTGATTCGGCTCGCCGAAGGCAGTCCCTGGGTGGTGCGCCAAATCGTCGCGGCGCCGGGGCTGCTGGATGAGTTGCTAGACCCCCGGCTGCTTGCCGAGCCGCCGGGCCGCCAGGCGCTGCAAACCCTGGTGGCCGATGCCGTGAACCGCGCGGCTGATGATGAGGCTCGTCTGGACGGGCTGCGACAGTTTCAGCAGGGCCAGATGCTGCGTGTGGCGGCGGCCGAGATCAGCGGGGCGCTGCCATTGATGCGCGTCTCCGATCACCTCAGCTGGATCGCCGAGGCAACCCTTGTCCAGGCGTTGGAGTGCTCACGCCAGGACATGGTCGAGCGCCATGGTGAGCTGCCGCCCGACGCGGGGCTGGCGATTGTCGCCTACGGCAAGCTGGGCGGCATCGAACTGAATTACGGATCGGACCTGGACTTGGTCTTTCTGCACCGTGGGCAGGGAGACAGCGACGGCCGGCGGTCTCTGGATGTCACCCAGTACGCCATTCGCTGGGTGCAGCGTCTCATCCATTGGGTCACGACCCAGACCGGGGCAGGGCGCGCCTACGAGATCGATACGCGCCTGCGGCCCAGCGGGCGGTCCGGTCTGCTGGTCACCTCCATCCAGGCCTTTCAAAACTATCAGCAAACCCAGGCCTGGACCTGGGAGCATCAGGCGCTATGCCGCGCCCGTGTGGTCGCCGGCGACCCGGTGCTGGCCGAGGCGTTCACGGCGATTCGTCGCGAAACCCTGTCGCGGCCGCGCGATGTCGATGCGTTGCGCAGCGCCGTTGTCGATATGCGCGAGCGCCTGCGCAAGGAATGGTTGCGGCCCGAGCCCGGCATCTTTGACCTCAAGCAGTCGCCGGGCGGCATGATGGATTTGGAGTTCCTGGTGCAATACCTGCTGTTGCGCCACGCGCCGGAGCAGCCGGCTGTCGTCGATTGGTCGGACAACGTCCGGCAACTCGACGCGCTGGCACGCATGGGGGTCATCGAAGCGCAGGCTGCTGAGGCGTTGACCGCGGCCTACCTGGATATTCGCTCCCGCATGCACCGCAAGGTATTGGCCGATCGCAAGCCCGAGGAGCCCGAAACCGCGATGGTCGAGCACGCCGACTGCGTGCGCCATCACTGGAGTGCATGGCTCGGATGA